One genomic region from Pempheris klunzingeri isolate RE-2024b chromosome 4, fPemKlu1.hap1, whole genome shotgun sequence encodes:
- the slc46a1 gene encoding proton-coupled folate transporter, with protein sequence MDEPDTAAILPGDVLASTGDDMPTSELKEEADVPTARSVRPPFLCWLPVSVEPVLFLSMFSVALQGPLYTQYLWDRISEDLGYNGSRRSGCSNGSGSGTPDPLQREVETWTAHWNLYISLGGFSVGLLVVPLLGSWSDLAGRRRVLIFPNLGLALQAVVYLVVMYLKLPVVYFLVGRLLSGLLGDFNAILAGCFSHVADTSDRRSRTFRVAVLEACLGLSGMLASIIGGQWRQAQQKEMPLSWYINPYWLVLATNLASALYAYLFVRESVLTDPSAKLFTTRHYKAVWHLFSTGGSTSEAGGRLHRCKLWLYTLCFFLVVTVHFGSRELYVLYELSSPLCWGPALIGYGSAAQHLAYLTSLLGLKIMQRCLEDSWVALVGLVSNITGLVVFSVADTTQLMFTGYGLCFLFMAVTPVLRSKLSKLVDPSEQGALFACVACVESLCFLVGSGLFNSLYPATLHFMKGFPFLFAAIILLIPAGIIGSLQCLDQRRDHRDSTAS encoded by the exons ATGGACGAGCCGGACACCGCAGCGATCCTTCCCGGAGATGTGCTCGCGTCCACCGGCGACGACATGCCGACCAGCGAGCTCAAAGAGGAGGCTGATGTGCCGACCGCTCGCTCCGTGCGACCGCCGTTTCTGTGCTGGCTGCCGGTGTCCGTGGAGCCGGTGTTGTTCCTCTCCATGTTCTCTGTGGCCCTGCAGGGGCCTCTGTACACACAGTATCTGTGGGACCGCATCAGCGAGGACCTCGGCTACAACGGCTCCAGGAGGTCCGGGTGCAGCAACGGCTCCGGGTCCGGGACCCCCGACCCGCTGCAGAGG gAGGTGGAAACTTGGACGGCTCACTGGAACCTGTACATCAGTCTCGGGGGCTTTTCTGTGGGCCTGTTGGTGGTGCCTCTGCTGGGCTCATGGAGTGACCTCGCTGGTCGCAGACGTGTCCTCATCTTCCCCAACCTCGGCCTGGCCCTCCAAGCAGTGGTTTACCTAGTGGTGATGTACCTGAAGCTGCCCGTGGTCTACTTTCTGGTGGGCAGGCTGCTCAGCGGCCTTTTGGGGGATTTCAACGCCATCCTAGCCGGCTGCTTTTCGCATGTGGCTGATACCAGTGACAGAAGGTCCCGCACCTTCAGGGTGGCAGTCTTGGAGGCTTGTCTGGGCCTCTCGGGGATGCTGGCCAGCATCATCGGAGGGCAGTGGCGACAGGcacaacagaaagaaat GCCTTTATCTTGGTACATCAACCCCTACTGGCTGGTCCTGGCCACTAACTTGGCTTCGGCTCTGTACGCATACCTGTTTGTCCGGGAGTCTGTCCTGACAGACCCAAGTGCCAAGCTCTTCACCACCCGCCACTATAAAGCTGTCTGGCACCTCTTCTCAACAGGAGGCAGTACTAGTGAGGCAGGTGGAAGACTTCACAGATGCAAGCTGTGGCTTTACACACTGTGTTTCTTTCTGGTGGTGACCGTACACTTTGGCAGCAGGGAGCTGTATGTGTTGTATGAGCTGAGCTCACCGCTGTGCTGGGGGCCGGCCCTCATTGGCTATGGATCAGCAGCTCAGCACCTGGCCTACCTGACCAGTCTGCTGGGGCTGAAGATCATGCAGCGCTGTCTGGAGGACTCCTGGGTGGCTCTCGTGGGCCTGGTCTCCAACATCACTGGGCTGGTGGTCTTCTCTGTAGCTGACACCACCCAGCTCATGTTCACAG GGTACggtctgtgtttcctcttcatGGCAGTGACGCCTGTGCTCAGGTCAAAGCTGTCCAAGTTGGTGGACCCATCAGAACAAG GTGCTCTGTTTGCCTGTGTCGCCTGTGTGGAGAGCTTGTGTTTTCTGGTGGGCAGTGGGCTCTTCAACTCCCTGTACCCAGCCACGCTGCACTTCATGAAGGGCTTCCCCTTCCTTTTTGctgccatcatcctcctcatccccgCTGGAATAATTGG CTCCTTGCAGTGTTTAGACCAGAGGAGAGACCACAGAGACTCCACAGCATCCTGA
- the LOC139199808 gene encoding solute carrier family 13 member 2-like produces the protein MALYWCTECIPLAVTALLPVILFPMMGILESDEVCIQYLKDSNMLFIGGLLVAIAVEHWNLHRRIALQVLLIVGVKPSLLMIGFMSTTAFLSMWISNTASTAMMLPIANAVLQQLCDTEASSEDSDYSLTDARNGQENQVFEMGDTREFNDKEPKPQDSSINMDKDDSKDKKEMSGDDVTSVCDRNPEAEQRRLKREQKYVKLMKGMSLSVCYAASIGGTATLTGTTPNVILKGQIDKLFPANGGIINFASWFGFSFPNMLLMLALSWLWLQFFFLGFNFKNTFGCGTKRDGDREAYQVIRNEYKKLGRMSFAEGCVLVIFTLLVLLWFTREPGFIPGWATVLFNKDKTYVTDGTVAILMSALFFCIPSNLPRCFGKSKDGAPAEAPAPLLSWDIVHEKMPWNILLLLGGGFALAHGSEKSGLSLWLGESLIPLQSIPPFAISILLCLLVAMFTECSSNTATTTLFLPILASMATAIKIHPLYVMFPCTISASLAFMLPVATPPNAIAFSYGNLKVMDMAKAGFILNFLGVITINIAINTWGVAMFQLNTFPSWANATETP, from the exons ATGGCGCTGTACTGGTGTACAGAGTGTATCCCTCTGGCTGTGACCGCCCTGCTGCCTGTCATTCTCTTTCCCATGATGGGTATCTTGGAATCAGACGAG GTTTGTATTCAGTACCTGAAAGACTCCAACATGCTTTTTATTGGCGGGCTGCTGGTGGCCATTGCTGTAGAGCACTGGAACCTGCACAGGAGAATCGCCCTTCAAGTTCTGCTTATTGTGGGGGTGAAGCCATCTCT CCTGATGATTGGTTTCATGAGCACCACGGCCTTTCTGTCCATGTGGATCAGTAACACGGCCTCCACAGCCATGATGCTGCCCATCGCCAAcgctgtgctgcagcagctgtgtgacacAGAGGCCAGCAGTGAAGACAGTGATTATAGCCTGACTGATGCAAGGAATGGTCAGGAAAACCAGGTATTCGAGATGGGTGACACCAGAGAGTTCAACGACAAGGAACCCAAACCACAGGACAGCAGCATCAACatgg ATAAAGACGACAGCAAAGATAAAAAGGAAATGTCGGGAGATGATGTAACTTCAG TTTGTGACAGGAATCCAGAGGCTGAGCAGCGCAGACTGAAAAGGGAGCAGAAGTATGTGAAACTAATGAAAGGAATGAGTCTGAGTGTTTGTTATGCTGCCAGCATTGGTGGCACAGCCACCCTCACAGGAACCACACCCAATGTCATCTTGAAAGGCCAGATTGATAA ACTGTTCCCAGCTAATGGAGGCATAATCAACTTTGCAAGCTGGTTTGGCTTCTCATTCCCCAACATGCTGCTAATGCTCGCCCTGTCTTGGTTGtggctgcagtttttttttttgggcttCAA CTTTAAAAATACCTTTGGATGTGGCACTAAGAGAGATGGTGACAGGGAGGCATACCAGGTAATCAGAAATGAGTACAAAAAGTTGGGCAGGATGAGCTTCGCTGAGGGCTGTGTGCTGGTTATCTTCACGCTGCTGGTTCTTCTGTGGTTTACCAGGGAGCCTGGGTTCATACCCGGCtgggccactgtgctcttcaaCAAAGACAAAAC GTACGTTACAGATGGCACAGTGGCCATATTAATGTCAGCACTCTTCTTCTGCATCCCGTCCAATTTGCCCAGATGCTTTGGGAAGTCCAAGGATG GGGCCCCTGCTGAAGCTCCTGCACCTCTGCTTAGTTGGGACATCGTCCATGAAAAGATGCCTTGGAACATCCTTTTGCTTCTGGGAGGAGGCTTTGCTTTGGCCCATGGAAGTGAG aaatcTGGACTTTCTTTGTGGCTGGGAGAAAGTCTGATACCGCTCCAGAGCATCCCTCCTTTTGCTATCTCCAtcctgctgtgtctgctggtggCCATGTTCACCGAATGCTCCAGCAACACTGCAACCACCACTCTCTTTCTGCCAATACTGGCCTCCATG GCCACTGCCATCAAGATACATCCACTGTATGTCATGTTTCCCTGCACCATCTCGGCCTCGCTGGCTTTCATGCTGCCCGTCGCCACTCCACCCAACGCCATCGCCTTCTCCTACGGCAACCTTAAAGTCATGGACATG GCCAAAGCTGGATTCATTCTGAACTTTCTTGGAGTCATTACCATTAACATTGCCATTAACACGTGGGGCGTGGCCATGTTCCAGCTGAATACCTTTCCCAGTTGGGCTAATGCCACCGAAACTCCGTGA